CATCCGGATGCTCATGCCCACCACTAGTGCTGGAGGTGCCTGCGCGCTGCCCGGCGGCGGGATCAACTGGCGCAGCTGCCTTCCCAAGGCAATCGCCACCGGCGCCGTCGTCGGATTCCTCACCGGCCTGCTCGGGGTCGGTGGCGGCTTCTTGATCGTCCCGGCACTCACCCTGGTGCTCGGACTCCCCATGGCACTGACGGTCGGGACGTCTCTGGTCATTATCGTCATCAACTCAGCTGCCGGCTTCGCCGCCCATCTCGGAGACCTACAGATCGACTGGACAGTCGCGGCAGCCTTCGCCGTAACCGCGATGGCTGCCTCACTCGTGGCCGGACGGATCGGCACCAGAATCCCGGACAGGGCCCTCAAACGCGGCTTTGCCATCCTCGTCCTGGTGATCGCCGCCTACGTCGCACTACAGGCACTACTCTCCTGAGGTACACGGCAAGGAGACAAAGGAAGCGCCGAAGGACATGTCCTCCGGCGCTTCCTTTGTCCCAACAGCTATTTCTGGGTCCGTCAGGGCAGATTTACCGTCCGAACAGCTTCGCAAAGAAGCCCTTGCCAGCCGACTTTTCCTGCTCATGCCCGCGACAGCGCTGGGAGGCCGGAACCCCGCGCATGACCTGGTCAACGTGCTGGCCACAGCCCGCCCACGTCGTCTTCTGGCACTTTTTACATGTCACCGCACGGCACATCTGCTTGCTCCTTCGTCTGGATGGATTGTCCCATCAGTATACCCCATGGGGTATTGAGTATTCTCCGAAATACTTCACCCGCCGCACTGGCACCCCATGCGCCGGGTGGGGTATGACGCGAGTATGCCAAAAGAGAGCGCAAGTCATGCACCAGCTCGTTGCTAAGCCGAACCGGGGACCGCGCGGAAGGGGTGATCGGTATGGTTAGGCAGGCTGGATGGGGGAAGTAAGTGCACTCCGTGAGGGATCAGCGTTGTTGCATCTGGGCCAACGCGTACCTTTCCCGGAAGAAGAAGGCTAGAGGGCAGGTTTGTGGTCGGTGTCACGCATCCGTACAGCCACGAGGATTCCCGATAATACGGTGACGGCGCCAACGACGGCGACCGCCGCTGGGATGCCGTAGGCGTCCGCGAGGATACCGGCGATCAGGGCGCCGACGGCGAATCCGCCGTCGCGCCAGAGTCGGTAGATTCCGACGGAGCGTGCACGCCAGGCTGGGTGGGCGACGTCACCGATTGCGGCCAGTAGGGTGGGGTAGACCATGGCGGTGCCGGCGCCCAGCAGCACGGCGGCAGCGAGCCAGATCCCGAAGTCTTGCCCGAGGGCAACCATTCCCAGGGCTACTGCTTGGACGAGCATGCCGCCCACGATCAGGGGTTTGCGTCCGTACCTGTCTGACAGGGCGCCGGTGACGAGCTGGCCCGCACCCCAGACAGCTGGGTAAACGGCCGCTAGGATACCGATGCGCTCGATGCTCAGTCCGGCGGACGCGAACAGGACGGGGAACAGCCCCCAGGCGAGGCCGTCGTTGAGGTTGTTCACCATGCCGGCCTGGCTGACCGAGGACAGGGATTTGTCCCGGAAGCTGGTCAGCGTGAAGACCTGCCGATTGCTCAGATCCGCACGTGCACTGGGATGGGCCACGGTGTGGTTGGCGGCTTCCAGTTGGGCATGGTGGTGGGTTTCCTTCACGGACAAAACGGAAAGGCCCAGGCCCAGGGCGATGTAGGCGGCGCCGAGTAGGAACGGTCCCGGACGGAGCCCATAGTTGGCTGCAATGTAGCCGGTGGCCAGTGCTGTGGCGGCGACGCCGAGGTAGCCGGCCGCTTCGTTCAGGCCCATGGCCAAGCCGCGACGTGAGGGTCCGACGAGGTCCATCTTCATCATCACGGTGGTGGACCAGGTCAGGCCCTGGCTGATGCCCAGGATCACGTTAGCGGCCACGATCCAGCCCCAGGAAGGCCCCAGAATCAGTAGCAGTGGGACGGGGATGGCGATGAACCAGCCGGTAACGAGGACTGGTTTTCGACCGTAGCGATCGGAAAGGGTGCCGGCGAAGTAATTCGTTCCGGCTTTGGCCAGCCCGAAGGCCAGGATGTACGTCAGCGCGGATGTGTAAAGGTCCAAGTGGAAGACCTGGTCCGCCAGCAGTGGCAACACCGTCCGTTCCTGGCCGAGGGTTCCGCCGACAAGGGCGTTGACGGCTACCAGGAGCATGAACTGGGCCAGGTTCTGGCGCAGCCCCAGCGTGACACCGGGCCGCGCTCCGGGACGCTGCGTTGAAGAGGTGTTGCCGGATGTCATCGCTGCACTCCAGTTGTCGGTGATACATGCGTTGGCGGCAGTCGGGACACCCGACCGCCGCCAACGCTGTCAATCGTTTAATTCAGGTACTGACAGTCTCAGTTGCTGGGCACAGCTTCCCGTTCCTGCTGCCAGGCGGCGTAGCTGCCGTCGAGTTCGACGACGTCGTAGCCGGCCCGGCGCAGGGCGGACGCCGCTACCGAGTTCCGGACCCCGCTCTGGCAATAGGACACGATGGTTCCCTCCGCCGGCAACTCGTCCACGTGCCACATGACACGGCCGCCGCTGAGCTGGTGGGAGCCAGAGATGTGACCGGCGGCGTGTTCGGTGCGGTTGCGGACATCTAGGAGCATCGCTGCGTCGAAACTGTCCAGTTCTTCAGGCTGGATGAGCTGCGGGGTGCTGGCAGGCAAGCCCTCGATGCTAGTGACGTAGCCGGCGACAGTGTCGATGCCGACCCGGATCAGGTGGTCCCACATCTCCTGCGCGGCAGCCTGACTGGGGGCCAGGAGCACGAGTGGGTTGGTGTCCGTTTCAGGATTCACAACCCAGGCACCGAAGCTTGCGGTGGACTTCCCGGCCGGGATGTTCAGAGACCGGGCAACCGTGCCTTCGTGGACCTCAGCGTTGGAGCGGGTGTCAACAAACGTCACCGCGTCCTGGGAAAGGTCGCGGACGACGTCGGCCGTGGCAAGTTCTGCCAGTTGGGCGCGTGCGCCCATCACGGCAGGCCCTTCCCGGTTTTCGCGCTTCATCCGGGCGAAGTAAGCATGGGCGTCAGGCTGGCCGTCGAGGAGTTCGTTGATGAAACCTTCCTCGTCGTTGGCCGCGAGATACGGGCCCCACCAGGCGTAGAGACGCTCGTAGCCGACCGTGGAGGACGGGATCGCACCCAGGGCCTTGCCGCAGGCACTGCCGGCACCGTGGCCGGGGTGGACCTGGACGTGGTCCGGCAGGGTCAAGAACTTCTCTCTCAGGCTCGAGAAGAGCTGCTTGGCCCCGGCGAAGCGGGTATCAACGCCGCCGGCCGCCTCGTCGAGCAAGTCCGGCCGGCCCAGGTCACCGGAGAACACGAAGTCACCCGAGAGCAGGTATCCCGGAGTGTCCGCGAACGCGCCGTCGGTGATCAAAAAGGATAGGTGCTCGGGGGTGTGCCCCGGGGTATGAAGGGCCTTGACGGTGATGTTCCCGAGGGTGATCTCGTCATTATCATTGAGGCGTTCGGCCTCGAAACCGTACTGCCAGTCCGTCCCGCCCTCACCGGAGACGTACGCGGTGGCTCCGGTCGCGGCGGCCAGTTCACGGGTACCGGAGAGGAAATCAGCATGAATGTGGGTCTCGGTGACCGCCACAATTCTCATTCCGTTCGCTGCAGCCAGGGACTGGTACACGGCGATGTCACGTCGAGGGTCGACAACGAGTGCTTCACCCTTGGCTTGGCAGCCAATCAGGTAGCTGGCCTGGGATAGGTCTTCGTCATAAATGCGCTCGATAAGCATGGGGCTCTCCTTCGGTGGGCGGTGGGGATTTTCCGGGAGGGATTCTCCGTTCCTCTACTCACAAAGATAATACCCCATGGGGTATCTGGCAAGCGGGGCGTAACCGCCCGGGCGCGGGGACCTAACCGCTAGCCTTCATACCCCATGGGGTATATAATGTAGAAAATACCTGCCGAGCTTTGGAGCCCACCATGGAACTTGATTCAACAGAAATCACCCCGATTATCAACCGCCTCAAACGCGCCCAGGGCCAACTCGCCGCCGTCACCGGCATGCTCGAAGAAGGCCGGGACTGCGAAGACATCGTCACACAGCTCGCAGCGGTCTCCAAAGCGTTGGACCGGGCAGGATTCGCCATCATCGCCACCGGCCTGGAGCAGTGCATCACCAAAGAAGATGCCAGCATGAACAAGAAAGACCTCGAAAAACTTTTCCTGTCCCTAGCCTGAGCGGCAACAACCACACCAAAACTAAACCCACGGACGGCGAGGTTGTCTCGCGGGCCGGTTCCAGACAGCCCTTAGGGTCCAATACGGCCGGTCCCTTATTGGCAATCCTTACGCCGGTCCCGTCAGGTCTCGCTGGGGCTCCCGGGGTGGTCGGCGGAACAGCGGTCGCAGGAGAAGAGCGGAGAAGGAAAAAGATGAATGGATATGGTTCGGCGATGGGTTGGACGTGGTTGTTCTGGCTGCTCCTGATTATCGGCATTGTCCTGCTGGTCATCTTTGCCGTGCGAGCCTTTTCCGGGGGAATCACCCGGCCCGGGACCGGCCGGCGTCCAGGCGCGGGTACGGAACCCTCCGGCATTATCGGTGAGACTACCGCCCGACGGATCCTGGACGAACGCTACGCCAAGGGTGAATTGAACGCAGAGGAGTACCGTGAACGACTCAAGGTCCTCGGGGACGATACCTGATGCAACCCCTCATCCGCCGCAGTGCCCTGTTCCTAGGAGGTGTCGGGGCCATGGCCGCTGCAACGGGTGCGGTGGGATTGTTGTGGGGGCAGGGCCCTGGATTCCAAGCCGCCGTCGGCCAGGAGCTGATTGTGTGTGATCGACTAGTTGTAGGCCGTTTCAGCTCGGGTTTCCTGCCAGGTTAGTGGCTGGTTTCCAGCCAAAAGAGCGCTAAGAATTAGGCCAGGTGTTTCCCGGAAATTTTGTGGTTTCGGGATTGTCGGAAAAGTTGAGATCACCGTGTGGTCCGGGCCCTTGCGTGGCGTGTTGCAGATATGGGCCCGCCACCCCCAGATAGGTTCCTTACGGCGCTGCTATTGACAGAGCGAGTGCGCCGGAAGGGCTGGAAAGCAGATGACGGTACCCATGTCCGTTCAAGAAAATATCAGAAGTTTAGACTCCCAGGGAGTTTCCGGGCGGGAAATCGCCAAGAGGTTGGGCGTGAGCGGGGAATTCGTGGCGAAATACGCTGATGATTTGGATTACTCACCAGCGCCACCGGCACCCAATACACGGCCAGGTGGGACGGTATTGACCGGTTTCGAACACATCATTGATCAGTGGCGTAGCGAGGACGCACGCCGCCACCGTAAACAGCGCCACACAGCCAAGCCGGTCTTTGACCGGTTGATTGAAGAGCATAGTTACACGGCAACGTACTCCCCCGTGCAGCGGTACGTGAAGAAGTGGAAAGCAAGGAACCGCCACGACAAGGAAGGCTTCACGGAGTTGGTGTGGCCGGCAGGGACGGCCCAGGTTGACTTCGGGCAGGCCGAGGCGATTATTGCCGGGATCCGGCAAGTATTGCACGTTTTTGTGGTGACGTTCCCGTTCTCAAATATGCGTTTCGCACAGGCATACTGGGGTGAGACGGCCGAGTGCGTCACTCATGGGTTGCGAACCGTGTTCAAACATATGGGAGCCGCACCTCGCCATCTGGTCTTTGATACCGCCACCGGTATTGGTCGAAGGACCGGGACGAAGGTCATTCAGACGAAACTCTTCTCCGCGTTCAAGCTGCATAACCGGCCCCAGTCACGCTATTGCACCCCGTATTCAGGGCACGAAAAAGGCAACGTTGAGAACGCGGTGGGATTCCTGCGCAGGAATTTGATGGTCCCTGAACCGGAAGCTGCGACCTTGGAAGCATTGAACGAAGCGCAGTGGCGGTGCATATGTTGTCATTAGGTTTGATCGAATCTGCCAGCGTACTCGTCGCCTCCGCAAACCACGACGCGCTGCCAGTCGACGCCTGTCCGGCGGTTTCCATGTGCGCATAGCGGGTGAACAGCTCCGTCTGGAACACCGCCGCGGTGGCCAGTGATCTTGACCGTGGCAACCAATGGCCGAAACGTATGTGGGATGTAACCGACTCATTAGAAACTCATTAAATTGAGCGACAACTGCCGCCTCTTCAGTACCATTCGTTGTTAGGCACTCGCCGCACCGCCAAAGACCAGGAACGGGTTTTGACAAGTCGAATTGGAGGATAGAGGCGACAGCGGGAGAATTGCCTCTGTCTTTACGCAGGGCAATCCGACGAGGCAACCTTGAATCGAACTAATGCCAAGCCCGTCCGTTGGCAATTGAATCATCGACGCGGGCAGGCTCGAGCAATGCTTCCAACGCCAATTCTGCTGCGCCCGTAAGCCCTGCTGCTGAGCCCACTACGGAGGGGCGGATCTCCAAGCCACTGGTCAATGAAGGAAGAAAATTCCCGTAGACGGATTCGCGAATGCCTGCCAGCAAGGGTTCGGGTGATTCAGCCAAGTTTCCGCCCACAATAATGATGGACGGGTTCATGACAGCTGCCAAGATTCCCAGCATTTCGCCCAGCTCGCGGCCTGCCTGCCGGACAAGTTCCACGGCCTGCCCATCCCGTTTGCGCACCAGGTTGACGATGTCACGGCTGCTGTGGACTACTTGACCGCTGTCCATTAAAGCTTTGGCAATGGAGCGGCCACTGGCTACAGCCTCCAAACAACCCCACTGTCC
This region of Arthrobacter alpinus genomic DNA includes:
- a CDS encoding sulfite exporter TauE/SafE family protein; amino-acid sequence: MIVTAAAFGLIVGALLGLVGGGGSILAVPALVYGVGLPLAAAIPTSLVVVGASSAVAVLPRLRNGVNWRLALIIGAAGTATAYLGAAVNRLLDPKILLLAFAVIMVFAGIRMLMPTTSAGGACALPGGGINWRSCLPKAIATGAVVGFLTGLLGVGGGFLIVPALTLVLGLPMALTVGTSLVIIVINSAAGFAAHLGDLQIDWTVAAAFAVTAMAASLVAGRIGTRIPDRALKRGFAILVLVIAAYVALQALLS
- a CDS encoding MFS transporter, translating into MTSGNTSSTQRPGARPGVTLGLRQNLAQFMLLVAVNALVGGTLGQERTVLPLLADQVFHLDLYTSALTYILAFGLAKAGTNYFAGTLSDRYGRKPVLVTGWFIAIPVPLLLILGPSWGWIVAANVILGISQGLTWSTTVMMKMDLVGPSRRGLAMGLNEAAGYLGVAATALATGYIAANYGLRPGPFLLGAAYIALGLGLSVLSVKETHHHAQLEAANHTVAHPSARADLSNRQVFTLTSFRDKSLSSVSQAGMVNNLNDGLAWGLFPVLFASAGLSIERIGILAAVYPAVWGAGQLVTGALSDRYGRKPLIVGGMLVQAVALGMVALGQDFGIWLAAAVLLGAGTAMVYPTLLAAIGDVAHPAWRARSVGIYRLWRDGGFAVGALIAGILADAYGIPAAVAVVGAVTVLSGILVAVRMRDTDHKPAL
- a CDS encoding MBL fold metallo-hydrolase, whose protein sequence is MLIERIYDEDLSQASYLIGCQAKGEALVVDPRRDIAVYQSLAAANGMRIVAVTETHIHADFLSGTRELAAATGATAYVSGEGGTDWQYGFEAERLNDNDEITLGNITVKALHTPGHTPEHLSFLITDGAFADTPGYLLSGDFVFSGDLGRPDLLDEAAGGVDTRFAGAKQLFSSLREKFLTLPDHVQVHPGHGAGSACGKALGAIPSSTVGYERLYAWWGPYLAANDEEGFINELLDGQPDAHAYFARMKRENREGPAVMGARAQLAELATADVVRDLSQDAVTFVDTRSNAEVHEGTVARSLNIPAGKSTASFGAWVVNPETDTNPLVLLAPSQAAAQEMWDHLIRVGIDTVAGYVTSIEGLPASTPQLIQPEELDSFDAAMLLDVRNRTEHAAGHISGSHQLSGGRVMWHVDELPAEGTIVSYCQSGVRNSVAASALRRAGYDVVELDGSYAAWQQEREAVPSN
- a CDS encoding metal-sensitive transcriptional regulator, with product MELDSTEITPIINRLKRAQGQLAAVTGMLEEGRDCEDIVTQLAAVSKALDRAGFAIIATGLEQCITKEDASMNKKDLEKLFLSLA
- a CDS encoding SHOCT domain-containing protein, which encodes MNGYGSAMGWTWLFWLLLIIGIVLLVIFAVRAFSGGITRPGTGRRPGAGTEPSGIIGETTARRILDERYAKGELNAEEYRERLKVLGDDT